The following DNA comes from Camelina sativa cultivar DH55 chromosome 14, Cs, whole genome shotgun sequence.
AAACGGATCCTAACAAACTAACACAACGAGAAATTTCGTGCGTATGAGAGACCTTGCCGAAGGCATAAGCGCGAAGGCCCGAGAACGTCGAACGATaggaacagaggaagaaacaaGGTTTCTCGGGCGAAtccttagagaagaagaagaagaagatgaagattcaGGTTCAGGTTCAAATTAATCTATGGAGAATTCTAGAGATACAGAGAAAGCGACGGTACGCCATTTTTGACGGGAGAGCCAGAAAGGAGCACGGAGAGGAGTGTGAGACGAACAGCGCAATGCCACGTGGCCTATTCGGAGAAGCTGGCCTCAGCTCAGCTCAGCTCGTCGTCGTTTTTAACAGTAATCCCAATTTTAGAGGGGAGAGCCAGCTGGATCTGCCACCTGTCATACTTGCCATTTTTGTCCGACGTGGCAAAACTTAAACGTCGTTTTTATTAGTAGGGGCTTTCCCCCCAGTAAACTACAAAAGATACGTCAACATTGTTCAAATATGACCAGTTGGCCCACCAAATCATGGGCCTAAGACGTTGATCCGCTACACGCGGCTTTGTAATTTTTCCTCCGTGAGATCTCGTCCCTTAATTCTCATCGGAAAAGTAGTTACGGTAGTGGCGCGCCGCATCGGAACATTGTCATCGTCTCTGCGGAGTCGTAAAAGcatatagtagtatatttttaacATGAGAATATTCTTCAAAGAAGACTAATAACAGTGTGCAATTGCAACTCGACGAGCATTTTCTTGGAGACTTCAGGTTCCTTTATTGTTTTGACTATTCAGCTACACTCAAAAGAAGGCGGaaggttttaggtttttttttggcggCGAGCGACATCTCTGGTTAGCAATGGCCTTCTCTTCTCTACTCAGATCTGCCGCCACTTCTGCCGCCGCTCCTCGTGTCGAGCTTTATCCATCGTCTTCATACGATCATTCTCAGGTATAAAACGtgttgcgttttttttttgttctctcggattttggttttatttgatttgtttcagcTTACGTTTAGCTTTGATCTGCTTCAATTTTGTATTTCCGTGTCGCCTGGAGTTTTTCATGGATTTTGTTGGAGGTGTTGTCTTCTTGTATATGGTTAtgatttcaatttctcaatGAGAAGTAAACTCGGGGTTATGGTTATCTTTTATAGTCGTTGGCCCTGTGTTATCTGATGAACTCTAATCGATGATAGACACTTAGACAGCATTGAGTTTTTATACGTTTCGAGAGTCTCAGTGGgtttatatctttttgtatCAAATGGTCAGGGCACTTCAAGTCTTGGATTCAGTCACAACCTGACCTCGTCCAGATTTTCTGGTGCTGCAGTTTCAGCTGGGTCAGCTTCATCTTTACTGTTCAGTGACCAACTCTGTACTACATGTAAATTACGATGCTTTCTTTGCAtctgttaagttttttttataaatgttcaAATGTACAGAAAAAGCAATGCTAGACGGGTACAACCTATCAAGGCCACTGCAACGGCAGCACCTCCTGCTGTTCAAAGTAcgaagaaaatttatttattttcttaactgCTGTGTTTGGTGCTGCGTTCTTACagctaattttgattttattgacTTATATAGGGTCAAGGAGCAGCGGAAAGACAAAGGTCGGGATCAATGGTATGTTCTTTTTTATCTGTTGTTGGATTCATTTTGAGATCATTAGATAGTGTATGCTTTCGTTCCTTCTGATCTGCTTCTAGCCCCTCGCCAATTCAGTTCTTACCGATGCTTGTATTTATTATGTACGGAACAGGTTTTGGTCGAATTGGAAGGCTGGTCCTCCGCATCGCAACCTTTAGGGATGATATTGAGGTTGTAGCTGTCAATGATCCATTCATTGACGCCAAGTACATGGTAAGGATGATTACTGTCTTATCTACAAGTAGTTGCAACTTTCTGTGCGGTTTGATCTTACTAGTTTGTATTGTATTTTTAGCCAGATTTTTTGTATAACTGCTGCTTATAGTCTTTTACCCATTCAGTGTATCTTATTCAGTAACTTTTTTAGTTTAAGGAAATCGTATTAAGAGGCATTTGATACTTGTATATCAACTAACTGCAAATCTTCTCCCCCGTCTTATGCAGGCTTACATGTTTAAGTATGATTCTACTCATGGAAATTACAAAGGAACCATCAATGTAATTGATGATTCTACTTTGGAGATCAATGGAAAACAGGTCAAAGTTGTCAGCAATAGGTATTGATTGCCTCAAACTGTTGACTCATCTATATCTGTGTAGACATGGACTAGTTATGAATCagttttcatgtttttcctATTGATAGAGTAAAAAGCTTATCATTTTAGTGCCTGACATCTTTCTGGTTCTTTCTCAGAGACCCAGCTGAAATCCCGTGGGAAGATCTTGGAGCTGAGTATGTTGTTGAGTCTTCAGGGGTATTCACCACTGTTGGAAAAGCATCAGCACATTTGAAGGTTTGCACTTCCATCTGAACGCACTTATTGATCGACTAGTTTTACTGGATCTAACATTGAATACAGGCTTTATATTAATTCGAACAATTATCTACTAAAATTGCCATCGGTTTGCTTGACCTTTCATTGCCTGTGCAGGGTGGTGCCAAGAAAGTCATCATTTCTGCCCCTTCCGCGGACGCGCCCATGTTTGTTGTTGGAGTAAACGAGAAGACATACCAACCAAACATGGATATAGTCTCCAATGCAAGCTGTACCACCAATTGTCTGGCACCTCTTGCCAAGGTTTGTACATATTGTTTTTGTCCTGTATATAACTTGTATTGAAGAACCTCATTAAGGTCAAATAAAATTGTCTGGCCCTGAAGAACTTGTATATGGCAGGTGGTGCATGAGGAATTTGGTATTCTTGAAGGCTTGATGACAACAGTCCACGCAACCACAGGTCTTTTATTCTTCTATATATCATTGTATATCATTGACCTGACGAGACTAAATTATGTGTTTTGTTCATGTTTGCTTTTGTAAAATCAGCTACTCAGAAAACTGTGGACGGCCCATCAATGAAGGACTGGAGAGGAGGCCGAGGCGCCAGTCAAAACATCATTCCTAGCTCAACCGGTGCTGCAAAGGTATACAAAATCATATGGTTCTATATGAACATCACATCTGGAATCATATTTAAGTCATGGCTTGCTTAACTTGTCTCAATAGGCTGTAGGTAAGGTCCTTCCAGAACTCAATGGAAAACTAACGGGAATGGCGTTCCGTGTTCCAACAGCAAATGTTTCTGTTGTGGATTTAACTTGTCGACTTGAGAAGGATGCATCGTATGAAGACGTTAAGGCAGCCATAAAGTATTCCTCCCAAAACTCTGTTCAACCAATTCCCGTATCATTCTCTTTACATGAATAAACCATGGAACTTGTAATATAACCCTCTCacgattttgatttaaaaaatctcTTAACAGGTTTGCATCAGAAGGACCACTTAGGGGCATTCTTGGGTATACAGAAGAAGATGTCGTCTCTAACGATTTTTTAGGAGATTCAAGGTATTTCACTCTTAAATCTTGAAACCGATcattcaaaacctagttttgGTCCTCAAATGTTGTGGTCATTGTCAAAATTAGGTCAAGTATCTTTGATGCAAATGCTGGGATTGGGTTAAGCAAGTCCTTCATGAAACTTGTCTCCTGGTATGACAACGAATGGGGTTACAGGTAAATAGTTTGTCCTCTTGCATTTCTTTACCATCACATTGCCATTTGACTATATACCCCAAGACTAAAATAAATGTGGGTGTTGTAATGTTACAGCAACCGAGTCCTCGACCTGATAGAGCACATGGCGTTAGTTGCAGCCAGCCGCTAAAGTCTGAACCATGCTTCTTTCTTAGAGAAGCCAAAGAGTTCCTCCTTATTCGATTCATTAGGTAACCTAGCttcttggttttggttgttgttggggTTTGAATATTGAACCATACGATTTTAATAATCCgggaaaggtttttttttttgttgtattaagaAACATTGTTCGCGAGTGATCCCTGTTGAGTGTTGAGAGAAAGATGTACCGTTTTTATACAGCTAGCCTACTAAGTAGAAAGATTGGTCTCCAAGTTTGGAATCTTCCGgttatatgattttttggttgGCGGCAATGTCTATGTTGAAAGATAATTGTCGAGATGATTTATTCGAAAGTGTGACAGTGAGCCATCCATGACTACACTACACAAAGATTAGGTAAGCGAGTTTATTGATTAACCTTCTTGTACCTAATAATATATGATGAAATAGTGACATCACATCCACTTCAAGGCAAAATTATCTGATAATCGTCTCAAATTGATTAATTgatatgcaaagaaaaaaacataatgacAGAATTATAGGATTTATGTTGTTAATAGTAACACGACGTTAcatcagaaagaaaagaaaaaaaaaaccgcaCTCGGAGAAAATGGTGGCAtgaaagaagataaaacaaaagGCATAAGGGGACAAAAGCTTTTTGCAATCGTGGGAAACCACTTTGATCGCAACAAATGTgcacaaaataatatacattaCTTAATCATTTTGACGTGGCCGTCTAGAAAACCTTTTAGAAGAGATGAAGGAAAGCGTAATGTATAAAGAACTGGGGACTCCCTTGATCATGTTGTTATTTTGGACCACGCCTTTTTGCATCACTAGTGAGCAAATGACCACCTACTTCGTCAAACTCTTAACAACATACGAATACTTCTTTTAATTCGTTTTTACCAATTATGTGCACATTTTTAAACAAACACAcaagacaaaagatattttcGTGTATACCTAagcaaaaaatatcatttgtaaTAATATACCAATTCAACCCAGAATTTTCTAATTGAAGTATGTTTGTAATTACTAATATTGACTAAGTAGGATAGGAATAGGATCTATATTTTTCGGCGTTATTGTTTATATTCATTCTAACAAGAAAtccaattttttgtttactgTAAAGCAAAAgtcttattattataaattattaacagacaaaaaaaaaactattatttgtgttttgacatccttttttctattaatataaaaatatattagcatgtcacagagaaaacagagagttAGTGTATGACTCGTAATGCTTTTATAACTCCTCCTCTCCTGCCTATCTATCTACATACATAGGCTTCATCATACAAAAGCAAGCaagtatttgtttgttttttcttctctcttgcaaACTTCCCCCAACGTCCcccaagaacaagaagatacaCCTTTTTCGATAGCGATCGGAGAATGACGACGGAGCATATAGTCCGAACGGCAGACGAATACAATGTCGAGCTTTTACCTAGCGACCACGATGCGCCGCCGCTTCAGTCGTCTTGGCGTCTCAGCCTCGACGCTTTTCAACTCCCTTCTTCACCCTCCTCCACCGGCCGTCACGACGGTGTCACTCGCTTCTCTCGCTATTTCCGTACTCCAAGTCAGTCTCTTTCTTCNNNttttttttttttttttttttgtattcgtGATCTGCACTCAGTCCGTTCATATAAACGTATACATGATCATGGAACAAGACTTCTGATTGGAACTTCATCAGAAAAGTGATTATGCAGTTCAGAAAATGAACTGAAATCGAAAAATACAGATCAGAAAATGAACTGAAATCGCTTCAAGTAGTTTAATTTTTAAGTCTTCTGAAAAAATCTAGAGTTAGTGTGTATGACCTTTTTTTGGTCTAAAGCCCTTTctaattgatttgatttggtgGACTATTAAATCTTTTGTTGATTCAAGCTTTCGATGGAATCTTAAGGCTTCTCTTTCGGAATTTGTATATGGCTGATGATCccttctttattttaaaaatgatatggATGCTGAATCTGATTGTCTATCAAATTGTTATAACTTGAAACAGGGCTTTTAACCCTCTTATTTGTTGTCTTCATTATGCAGGAAAGGAACGTAGAGTCTCTGAATATTACAAGAAGCAAGAGAGGCTCCTTGAGGGTTTCAATGAGAT
Coding sequences within:
- the LOC104740315 gene encoding glyceraldehyde-3-phosphate dehydrogenase GAPCP2, chloroplastic isoform X1, with the protein product MAFSSLLRSAATSAAAPRVELYPSSSYDHSQGTSSLGFSHNLTSSRFSGAAVSAGSASSLLKSNARRVQPIKATATAAPPAVQRSRSSGKTKVGINGFGRIGRLVLRIATFRDDIEVVAVNDPFIDAKYMAYMFKYDSTHGNYKGTINVIDDSTLEINGKQVKVVSNRDPAEIPWEDLGAEYVVESSGVFTTVGKASAHLKGGAKKVIISAPSADAPMFVVGVNEKTYQPNMDIVSNASCTTNCLAPLAKVVHEEFGILEGLMTTVHATTATQKTVDGPSMKDWRGGRGASQNIIPSSTGAAKAVGKVLPELNGKLTGMAFRVPTANVSVVDLTCRLEKDASYEDVKAAIKFASEGPLRGILGYTEEDVVSNDFLGDSRSSIFDANAGIGLSKSFMKLVSWYDNEWGYSNRVLDLIEHMALVAASR
- the LOC104740315 gene encoding glyceraldehyde-3-phosphate dehydrogenase GAPCP2, chloroplastic isoform X2, whose amino-acid sequence is MAFSSLLRSAATSAAAPRVELYPSSSYDHSQGTSSLGFSHNLTSSRFSGAAVSAGKSNARRVQPIKATATAAPPAVQRSRSSGKTKVGINGFGRIGRLVLRIATFRDDIEVVAVNDPFIDAKYMAYMFKYDSTHGNYKGTINVIDDSTLEINGKQVKVVSNRDPAEIPWEDLGAEYVVESSGVFTTVGKASAHLKGGAKKVIISAPSADAPMFVVGVNEKTYQPNMDIVSNASCTTNCLAPLAKVVHEEFGILEGLMTTVHATTATQKTVDGPSMKDWRGGRGASQNIIPSSTGAAKAVGKVLPELNGKLTGMAFRVPTANVSVVDLTCRLEKDASYEDVKAAIKFASEGPLRGILGYTEEDVVSNDFLGDSRSSIFDANAGIGLSKSFMKLVSWYDNEWGYSNRVLDLIEHMALVAASR